In the genome of Microtus pennsylvanicus isolate mMicPen1 chromosome X, mMicPen1.hap1, whole genome shotgun sequence, the window TCATATTCAGCAATGAAATGAAGATCATTTTCTAATGTGTATGTTTGAGTAATTTATGAGAAATGATTGAAATATCCATGAGGGCTCATGTTTCACATACGGATTTTAATTTTGGTCACATAATAAGAATTTAGgttttcaaatatgttttccCATGACATGTACACTAGCATACACATTTACAAATATAGCAGACAATATAGGTGAATTAAATTTGTATAAGTTCACTACCATAATTTATAGATATTAGTGCTTTCTTCTGCCTATACCTCTCATTtaagctattttttcttttttatgtattgtAAAGACTGATTAGTTAAACATCATTGTGTTGTAAACTTTGTAATCTTTATTCACTATTAATTCTGAGCATTaaatatttagttaaaaaaaCTGCACATTTCAGCATTTGATAGATACAGTGAAATTGCTAATCAAAACCTCTTATAGAGGGAACTTTGGCCAtaagtatattatttaaatacaacTTTATGTGACAGCAAGGACAAGGTATGAGAACTTATTACTGTGTAAACCatgtctcattttgttttccacTGTCCCTTGTGTTCCTGACTTGACCATATACTTGTTGAATTTCATCTTCAGATTTGCCAATGCGAAGGAGTGCTTCTTCAAGTTGAGTGGCCTCCTTTGCAGCCTATCAGCTTTGGTGTTTGAAACAATCATTGCAAGAAGCCAATTCTGGCGCCTGTGGGAATTCGATGACAAGATTGTACAATTTGTGTCCCTAGGATTGTGGGAAGCTTATTACCCTCAAGAGTTTAATGTCTCAGGGACTGTAACCAAGATTCTGGTGCACACCCCTATCAATTCCACGTGGACCATTTCACCCGAATTTCAGTACGCACAGACCCTGATAATGTGGACTGTTTTGATGAAGCCTGTAGTTCTGATTTTCGGGTCAATTGCCAATAAGATTGGCTGTATGAAAGACCCATTTATTGAGATGCAGATATATTGCTACAAGGTTGCTGCCTTAGTTTTGTATGTTAGCAGCATCTTCACATTTGTTTCTGTGAGCTGGAACCACTTTGTAGATCATTA includes:
- the LOC142840533 gene encoding uncharacterized protein LOC142840533; translated protein: MDLFLLDKQRFANAKECFFKLSGLLCSLSALVFETIIARSQFWRLWEFDDKIVQFVSLGLWEAYYPQEFNVSGTVTKILVHTPINSTWTISPEFQYAQTLIMWTVLMKPVVLIFGSIANKIGCMKDPFIEMQIYCYKVAALVLYVSSIFTFVSVSWNHFVDHYGQTTLDFPPDFPVKKEALISKHYTAVFPVGVLMTTISLIGVIFFLSEMKSLKLQNQVKAKCASIVADREI